The Coregonus clupeaformis isolate EN_2021a chromosome 3, ASM2061545v1, whole genome shotgun sequence genome includes a region encoding these proteins:
- the LOC123482287 gene encoding C-X-C motif chemokine 11-1-like codes for MTMTTRILLLLAVTVCITVAQRSVSQRCLCRRVRNSFGAPNSVEDIQIYPPTPSCDRLEFIVSLKNGVQYCLDPSMKKVQKLLTRLMKKSAPQTVTTPTEATPNDSSIDSADI; via the exons ATGACCATGACCACCAGAATCCTCCTGCTCCTTGCTGTCACCGTCTGCATCACAGTCGCCCAGC GTTCTGTGAGCCAGCGCTGTTTGTGTCGGAGGGTGCGGAACAGCTTTGGAGCCCCAAACTCTGTTGAGGACATCCAGATCTATCCGCCAACTCCCTCCTGTGACAGGCTGGAGTTCAT TGTTAGCCTTAAGAATGGAGTGCAGTACTGCCTGGACCCCAGTATGAAGAAAGTGCAGAAACTTCTCACTCGCCTGAT GAAGAAGTCTGCTCCCCAAACTGTCACCACTCCAACTGAGGCCACCCCTAATGACAGCAGCATTGACTCTGCTGATATCTGA